The proteins below are encoded in one region of Clostridium estertheticum:
- a CDS encoding 4Fe-4S binding protein gives MVTKDYLEMLQKEIHSSVFATLDENGLPQVRIIDIMLVDDNSLYFITAKGKEFYRQLQIQKFVAISGMTGGNGNSLTKKSISIRGKVRNVGQNLLDKVFTENSYMKEIYPTDARAALEVFQVYEGQGEYFDLSSKPIFRDAFTLGNIKLAKTAYVISEKCSGCGNCLKVCPQQCIDKGKPYSIRQQNCLYCGLCFKGCPVEAIRLEKI, from the coding sequence ATGGTTACAAAAGATTACCTGGAGATGCTACAAAAAGAAATACATTCATCTGTTTTTGCAACTCTAGATGAAAATGGACTTCCTCAGGTTCGCATTATAGATATTATGTTAGTAGATGATAATAGCTTATACTTTATTACTGCAAAAGGAAAAGAATTTTATCGCCAACTTCAAATCCAGAAATTTGTTGCAATCTCTGGCATGACAGGAGGAAATGGTAATTCTCTAACTAAAAAATCCATATCCATTAGAGGAAAAGTAAGAAATGTTGGACAGAACTTGTTAGATAAGGTTTTTACCGAAAATTCGTACATGAAAGAAATTTATCCTACGGATGCAAGGGCTGCTCTAGAAGTATTTCAGGTTTATGAAGGACAAGGTGAGTATTTTGATCTTTCTTCAAAGCCAATTTTCCGTGATGCCTTTACTTTAGGAAATATAAAACTAGCTAAAACTGCTTATGTTATTTCAGAAAAATGTTCAGGATGTGGCAATTGTTTAAAGGTCTGTCCTCAACAGTGCATAGATAAGGGCAAGCCGTATTCTATAAGGCAACAAAACTGCTTATACTGTGGTCTTTGTTTTAAAGGTTGTCCCGTAGAAGCAATTAGGTTAGAAAAAATATGA